One Thermococcus sp. genomic region harbors:
- a CDS encoding UPF0175 family protein, with amino-acid sequence MGEVTVTVPSDLARILKVDRDEVPKVVRLYLAIELYREGLVSLGKAAEIAGLSKWEMMEVLASKGIPLNYTRRDLEEDIETLERLL; translated from the coding sequence ATGGGAGAAGTCACCGTTACGGTTCCCTCTGACCTCGCCAGGATTCTGAAGGTTGACAGGGACGAGGTTCCGAAAGTGGTGAGGCTGTACCTTGCCATTGAGCTCTACAGGGAGGGACTTGTTAGCCTTGGGAAGGCCGCTGAGATTGCCGGTCTTAGCAAGTGGGAGATGATGGAAGTCTTAGCATCGAAGGGAATACCCCTGAACTATACCAGAAGGGACCTTGAGGAGGACATCGAAACACTGGAGAGGTTGCTATGA